A portion of the Clostridium gelidum genome contains these proteins:
- a CDS encoding NCS2 family permease, with translation MKTNVTKQKSSFLESYFHLKENDSDVKTEILAGITTFVTMAYIIFVNPNVLKIAGMNSENAVGDAAAKFGVGSDPIVASVFVATCLAAAVGTLIMGLYANLPFAQAPGMGLNAFFTYTVCLTLGFTWHQALSCVLMSGILFIIITVTSIREKIVDAIPQNLKYAISGGIGLFIALIGLKSGGLIVANQATLVGFGNFAKPGTLLAIIGIIITAILMSRGVKGSILIGIISTTIIGIPFKITSLENLHVFSAPPSIAPTFAAFDFAGLFSKGGTSIGGAILSVIMVVITICLVDLFDTIGTLVGTATKAGMLDENGKVLRMRKALLCDAVATTVGSFLGTSTVSTYVESTSGVSEGGRTGLTSVTVGILYILSLFFSGLVGIVPGEATAPALVIVGVLMMSAIVKIDFNDFTEAVPAFFAIALMPFTYSIANGIAAAMIFYPITKIATGRQKELHPIVYILALLFILRYILLPFE, from the coding sequence ATGAAAACAAATGTAACCAAACAAAAATCATCATTTTTGGAAAGCTATTTTCACTTGAAGGAAAATGACTCAGATGTAAAGACAGAAATACTTGCTGGAATTACTACTTTTGTTACAATGGCATACATTATATTTGTTAACCCTAATGTACTAAAAATAGCTGGAATGAACTCTGAAAATGCAGTAGGTGATGCAGCTGCAAAGTTTGGTGTAGGCTCTGATCCAATAGTAGCATCAGTTTTTGTGGCTACATGTCTAGCCGCTGCTGTTGGTACATTAATAATGGGTCTTTATGCCAACCTTCCTTTTGCGCAAGCTCCTGGGATGGGTCTTAATGCATTTTTTACTTATACCGTATGTTTAACATTAGGATTTACATGGCATCAGGCATTATCATGCGTATTAATGTCAGGAATATTATTTATAATTATTACAGTAACATCAATACGAGAAAAGATAGTTGATGCAATACCACAAAATCTTAAGTACGCAATTTCTGGAGGTATTGGACTCTTTATAGCTCTTATTGGCTTGAAATCTGGCGGACTAATAGTTGCAAATCAAGCTACACTCGTTGGCTTTGGAAATTTTGCAAAACCAGGAACATTACTTGCTATAATAGGAATTATAATAACTGCTATTTTAATGTCTAGAGGTGTTAAAGGTTCGATTCTTATTGGAATAATTTCAACCACAATAATAGGAATTCCATTCAAAATTACATCACTAGAAAATTTACATGTTTTTAGTGCACCGCCATCAATTGCCCCTACTTTTGCAGCATTTGATTTTGCTGGTTTATTTTCCAAAGGTGGTACTTCAATAGGAGGTGCAATTCTTAGTGTTATTATGGTTGTTATAACTATTTGTCTAGTAGACCTTTTTGATACTATAGGAACCCTAGTTGGAACTGCAACAAAAGCTGGAATGCTTGACGAAAATGGTAAGGTTTTAAGAATGAGAAAAGCCCTTTTATGTGATGCAGTAGCAACAACAGTAGGTTCATTTTTGGGGACAAGTACGGTTTCCACATATGTTGAATCTACGTCTGGTGTTTCAGAAGGAGGAAGAACTGGACTTACTTCGGTAACAGTAGGTATATTGTATATTTTATCACTATTTTTCTCAGGTCTTGTTGGTATAGTTCCTGGAGAAGCTACAGCACCAGCACTTGTAATAGTAGGAGTTTTGATGATGTCAGCAATTGTTAAGATAGATTTCAATGATTTTACAGAAGCAGTTCCAGCATTTTTTGCTATAGCATTAATGCCTTTTACGTATAGTATAGCTAATGGAATTGCAGCTGCTATGATCTTTTATCCAATAACAAAAATAGCTACAGGCAGGCAAAAGGAACTTCATCCAATAGTATATATACTTGCTTTATTGTTCATTCTAAGATATATTTTACTTCCTTTTGAATAG